The Apium graveolens cultivar Ventura chromosome 3, ASM990537v1, whole genome shotgun sequence sequence CTTTATCGGAGAAATTGGAGCAAGACAATATTCGACAAGTGAAAGATGAGGCCTTTAAGTGGACAAATGCTATGTTGTCTTGGCAAAGAACTTCTTTTCACTTTCAACCTCAAATGAACTGGATGAATGGTTAGCTCTTAACTTCCACTTTACGAAATttcattattttaattaatcTACTGCTTTTAATGATCTAAACTTGATGTTTCATGTGCTGATTTTCTGGAGCAGATCCAAATGGTATGTCATTTCTTACTTTATACTACCAAGTCAGTAATGTACTCAATTTCATTTTTAATTGACTAGCAATTTTCTTACTTCCTAGACTTGGCTAATTCAGATTTCAACATCCTTAATTAAACCTATAATTAATTTAGAAAGGGTGGTGGTATATTAATAAAGAAAGACCTCACCTCAagtctatataaacacaaatatatcaataatatTATTGAATCAGAAGCGTTATGTGTGGTCTTGTTTTTTATATTTGTACCGAGTGGTTTGTGCAAGTGTAGGACGTTTTAAATTTTGAGCAATTAGGTCCATTGCTCCACATGGGATGGTACCACATTTTCTACCAGTACAACCCTGATGTTGCTGTATGGGGATGGGGAAACCTGACGTGGGGTCATGCTGTTTCCGAGGATCTTATCAACTGGTTCCATCTCCCCATTGTGTTGTTCCCTGATAATTGGTATGATGTTGGCGGTGTTTGGAGTGGCTCCGCTACAACTCTACCAAATGGTGAAATCGTTATGCTCTACACCAGCAGGCTCTCTAATCTTACTCAGCTACAAAGCTTAGCCTATCCTGCTAATATTTCTGATCCACTTCTCCTCCACTGGGTTAAGTACTCGGGTAACCCTATTATGTTTACCCCAACGGGTGTTGGACATCAGGATTTTAGAGACCCCAGCACTGCCTGGCTGGGCCCCGATGGAAAATGGCGGATCGCAGTAGGCTCAATGCTCAATAACACTGGTTTGTCATTTGTATATAAGACTACTGACTTTATAAATTTTGAGCTTTTAGATGGATTACTACATGAGGTTCCGGGTACGGGTATCTGGGAGTGTATTGACTTTTACCCGCTATCGTTGACTAGTACAAATGGATTGGACACATCAGCTAATGGGGTTGATATTAAGCACCTTATAAAAGTAAGTTTACAGAAAACTATGAAGGATTATTATGCAATCGGTACGTACGATCCAATAAAGGATAAGTGGACTCCTGATGACCCTAAAGAAGATTTGGGTAATGGACTGCTGTTGGATAGTGGAAAGTATTATGCATCAAAGACATTTTATGACCAGAACAAAAAGAGAAGGATTCTGTGGGGTTGGGTTGGGGAAAGTGATGATCAATCTACTGACCTCTTGAAAGGATGGGCTTCTCTTCAGGTATGCATTGTAGGAGTTCATTTCTGTTTTAAAACTTTATCACAACTTTAATAGTACCTTTTAAGAGCTAGTGCTAAGGTACCTAATTATTTCTCAATCAACCATGTACTTAATGTTTCAGGATCACGAACATCTAACTTTCTTTGTACTTCTACGATGAACATTGGTATCAGTTCATGAATTTTTTCTGTACATTATTTAGGGTATTCCAAGAACAGTCGTCTTTGATAAAAAGACCGGAAGCAGTATACTTCAGTGGCCAGTTGAGGAAGTGGAGAGCTTGAGATCAgaaagttatgattttgaaaagcTCAAGGTTGAACAAGGATCAGTTCTACCACTCAACATAGGCTCAGCATCACAGGTTTACCTCTTGTGCTTTTACACAATGCTTAACTCGACATGGCCTATTTAATCATGTCTATTTTGATTTAGTCATTTGACAACGCTACTTAACAGTTGGATATAGTTGCCACATTTGATGTGGATGAAGAGGCACTGCAAAGTATAGAAGAAGCTGATGCGGATTATAGCTGCACCTCCAGTGATGGTGCTGTCACTCGAGGCATTTTGGGACCATTTGGCTTTTTAGTTCTGGCTGATGAATCATTGACTGAGTTAACTTCTGTTTACTTCTATATTAGTAAAGGAATTGATGGCAGAGCTAAAACACATTTCTGTGCTGATGAATCAAGGTTTGACACTTATCTTTACTGATGCGATTTTCCATGATTTGTCTTTCCTGCATTATATTTCATTCCACAAGAACTGCTGAACCAAGTAACCCAAAAAATTCATTCTGTTCAATTATATTCAGCTTAAGGATTATCATCCAAGAATAAGGACTGCACTACAATTTTAATCCTGAAGTTTCCCATGTTCAACTTCGCCTCTTGGGCTCACTTATGTGATTTAGCTTAAACTAATTTTGTGGATTCTTCAATTTTTGTACTGCAGATCATCAAGTGCATCAGATACTGAGAAGCTGATTTATGGAAGTGATGTTCCTGTTCTCCACGGGGAAAAACTGTCTATGAGGTTACTGGTACGTGATGATCCT is a genomic window containing:
- the LOC141713249 gene encoding beta-fructofuranosidase, soluble isoenzyme I-like, which produces MGTNIIPSYKTICYILVASTLIVFVSIQQGPKSTRHDELEESPLSEKLEQDNIRQVKDEAFKWTNAMLSWQRTSFHFQPQMNWMNDPNGPLLHMGWYHIFYQYNPDVAVWGWGNLTWGHAVSEDLINWFHLPIVLFPDNWYDVGGVWSGSATTLPNGEIVMLYTSRLSNLTQLQSLAYPANISDPLLLHWVKYSGNPIMFTPTGVGHQDFRDPSTAWLGPDGKWRIAVGSMLNNTGLSFVYKTTDFINFELLDGLLHEVPGTGIWECIDFYPLSLTSTNGLDTSANGVDIKHLIKVSLQKTMKDYYAIGTYDPIKDKWTPDDPKEDLGNGLLLDSGKYYASKTFYDQNKKRRILWGWVGESDDQSTDLLKGWASLQGIPRTVVFDKKTGSSILQWPVEEVESLRSESYDFEKLKVEQGSVLPLNIGSASQLDIVATFDVDEEALQSIEEADADYSCTSSDGAVTRGILGPFGFLVLADESLTELTSVYFYISKGIDGRAKTHFCADESRSSSASDTEKLIYGSDVPVLHGEKLSMRLLVDHSIVESFVQGGRRVITSWVYPTKAINGAAKVYMFNNATGTSVTASVKVWQMNSANLKPYPLTEDQM